One Impatiens glandulifera unplaced genomic scaffold, dImpGla2.1, whole genome shotgun sequence genomic region harbors:
- the LOC124917682 gene encoding uncharacterized protein LOC124917682, producing the protein MAANHLKKESVVILRLEGEDLLKFLNSPDFETVTIPPLWEIDGCFLHCVMNALMNLTVDHGMPPVSDTWVKRNILIPSLDLGYVHIHDEDLITRETILEELKKAVRRIAQYLKENPVILARNECIYDGSEIKKLLSNKLELNKIIDDMMQNLEMDDTLDSFARTFISVSMGFSQFGKEKTDNLIVDMMKNLDDVDD; encoded by the exons ATGGCGGCGAACCACTTGAAGAAAGAATCTGTCGTGATTCTTCGGTTGGAAGGAGAAGATCTGCTTAAGTTCTTGAACAGCCCTGATTTCGAAACAGTGACTATCCCTCCTCTTTGGGAGATTGATGGGTGTTTTTTACATTGTGTCATGAATGCTCTAATGAACCTGACCGTGGATCATGGAATGCCTCCCGTTTCTGATACTTGg GTaaagagaaatattttaattccgtCTCTTGATTTGGGCTATGTTCACATCCACGATGAAGATTTAATCACACGTGAAACTATCTTGGAAGAATTAAAGAAGGCGGTAAGAAGAATTGCCCAATATTTGAAAGAGAACCCTGTGATTCTTGCCCGTAATGAGTGCATCTATGATGGAAGTGAGATCAAGAAACTGCTGTCAAACAAACTTGAGTTAAATAAG ATCATCGATGATATGATGCAAAACTTGGAAATGGATGATACTCTGGATAGTTTTGCACGTACCTTTATTAGTGTATCGATGGGGTTCTCTCAATTCGGCAAAGAGAAA ACGGATAATTTGATAGTAGATATGATGAAGAATTtggatgatgttgatgat